Proteins encoded by one window of Prevotella nigrescens:
- the fldA gene encoding flavodoxin FldA — protein sequence MKSTIVVFGSSTGTCENIANTIAEKLGVEAINVADFSADTIANHDNLILGTSTWGAGELQDDWYDGINVLKNADLSGKTVAIFGCGDSESYSDTFCGAMKEIYDAAQGAKIIGSVPTEGYTFDDSDAVVDGEFIGLALDDVNEDDKTEGRIDAWLDSIKGSL from the coding sequence ATGAAGAGTACAATAGTAGTTTTCGGTTCATCAACCGGTACATGTGAGAATATTGCAAACACCATTGCAGAGAAATTGGGTGTAGAAGCTATCAACGTTGCAGATTTTTCTGCTGATACCATTGCCAATCACGACAACCTAATCCTTGGTACTTCTACTTGGGGAGCAGGCGAATTGCAGGACGATTGGTACGATGGCATAAACGTTTTGAAGAATGCTGATCTTTCTGGCAAGACTGTAGCAATTTTCGGTTGTGGTGACAGCGAATCTTATTCTGACACGTTCTGCGGTGCAATGAAAGAGATCTACGATGCTGCCCAAGGTGCAAAAATCATAGGAAGTGTACCTACTGAAGGCTACACGTTCGACGATAGCGATGCTGTTGTAGATGGTGAGTTTATTGGTCTTGCACTTGACGATGTTAATGAAGACGATAAGACAGAAGGCAGAATTGATGCTTGGTTAGATAGTATTAAAGGTTCTCTTTAA
- a CDS encoding DUF2023 family protein, producing the protein MATDMKVLLNHIYEFKKGVRQMVLYTFNKKYQDFVVARLHSQQIPYIIQPVGNNSLNLFFGRKECLDAIRLFITKPLNQLSPEEDFILGAMLGYDIRVQCERYCERKCRTCSQVQ; encoded by the coding sequence ATGGCTACTGATATGAAAGTTTTATTGAACCATATTTATGAGTTCAAAAAGGGAGTGCGTCAAATGGTGTTGTATACTTTCAACAAAAAGTACCAAGACTTTGTAGTTGCACGCCTCCACAGTCAGCAGATACCTTATATTATTCAGCCAGTAGGAAACAATAGTTTGAATTTGTTCTTTGGTCGTAAAGAATGTTTAGATGCAATCCGCTTGTTTATCACCAAACCACTGAATCAGCTTTCGCCAGAAGAGGATTTCATTCTCGGGGCAATGTTAGGATATGATATCAGAGTGCAGTGTGAACGTTATTGTGAAAGGAAATGTCGCACATGCAGTCAGGTACAATAA
- a CDS encoding 4-hydroxy-3-methylbut-2-enyl diphosphate reductase yields MLQIEIDEGSGFCFGVTTAIKKAEEELEKGRQLYCLGDIVHNSMEVERLAKRGLITINHDQLRELHNATVLLRAHGEPPETYELARKNNIEIIDATCPVVLALQRRIKNQYEKNGNSVACDLEKVDLETELKDRKKATASQIVIFGKPGHAEVLGLVGQTHSHAIVIEKFEDVQQLDFNRDIYLYSQTTKSLNEFHRIIEYIQEHIFENAKFRSFDTICRQVANRMPNISLFAAKHDLVLFVAGRKSSNGKVLFHECLSVNSNSHQVESADEIDMEWFRNVHTVGICGATSTPKWLMEECRDEILRQTTEA; encoded by the coding sequence ATGCTTCAAATTGAAATAGATGAGGGCAGCGGTTTCTGCTTTGGTGTTACGACTGCTATTAAAAAAGCCGAAGAAGAATTAGAAAAAGGGAGGCAGTTGTATTGCCTTGGCGATATAGTACACAACAGTATGGAGGTGGAAAGGCTTGCCAAGCGTGGGCTGATAACCATTAACCACGACCAGTTGCGCGAACTTCACAATGCAACAGTGTTGCTTCGGGCACACGGCGAGCCTCCCGAAACCTACGAGTTGGCACGGAAGAACAACATAGAGATAATCGATGCCACCTGCCCTGTGGTGTTGGCGTTGCAGCGACGCATAAAGAATCAATACGAAAAAAACGGCAATAGCGTTGCGTGCGACCTTGAAAAGGTAGACTTGGAAACGGAGTTGAAAGATAGGAAGAAAGCAACCGCATCACAAATCGTTATCTTTGGCAAGCCCGGACATGCCGAAGTATTGGGTTTGGTGGGTCAGACGCATAGCCACGCCATTGTGATAGAAAAGTTTGAAGATGTGCAGCAACTCGATTTCAACCGCGATATATATCTTTATTCACAGACAACGAAGAGCTTGAACGAGTTTCATCGTATCATCGAATATATACAGGAACATATTTTCGAGAACGCCAAATTTCGCAGCTTCGATACTATTTGCCGGCAGGTAGCTAACCGAATGCCGAACATTTCGTTGTTTGCTGCAAAGCACGACCTTGTTCTCTTCGTTGCCGGACGGAAAAGTTCTAACGGAAAAGTTCTGTTCCACGAATGTCTAAGTGTGAATTCTAACTCGCACCAAGTGGAGAGTGCCGACGAGATAGACATGGAATGGTTCAGGAATGTACACACCGTTGGCATCTGCGGAGCCACCAGTACCCCCAAGTGGCTTATGGAAGAGTGCCGCGATGAGATACTTCGACAGACTACCGAAGCCTAA
- a CDS encoding alpha-2-macroglobulin family protein, producing the protein MRKLLTVLTLLFMVSFNLSAQSYGELWKQVDVARGKDLPKTQLTVLKKIVGKAQREKSYGNLLAAELLTSSLQTQISPDSVDTEKARLKELCDKTEETDKILHAVYCCALGKLFDSDDAEDNSSTTYFDKAMANPALLADVQYSKYAPLIKGGKNDAIFKNDLLHVIAFESEQYDKADKYYSSVGNREAACYSAYLNVKDANNKAALDSLIARYGDLPICGSVAVAKYKYLVIFEEISAKQRIEYIDDAVKRWGTWEGINYLRNEHERLTAPMVKMWTEKNVGIPHKERTIENIKVRNINDLTLKITRTTLTGDNKLTPIYHPDLAKIKAKLQPATTKIVKRSYPPYAPYEEIEDSLQLPSLEEGVYLLELTSSNKRLAPQYELYYVTNLYLIAEKQPNSKVRYVVVNSTTGQPVQNAKIKLTIEGPYGKPATVKFVETNAHGEAYYSYLKGVPDEVYVSTNTDKACPYSGLRTNYEYEITTPYEEIYDLFTDREIYRPGQTVHASVVVYSQDNKTLKSKALANKSVSLILRDANDEDITWKEVVTDEFGTASADFELPKNLLTGDFGIYANSRSGFVNFKVEEYKRPTFTVDVDEYKEKYAIGDTIKLKGHAKTYSGMPVQGANVLYTVNRRAALWCWYDTENEDLVYEGKAVTDEKGDFEITLPFIFPDEKNSKKTRKRSNWQSARFYSFDVDADVTDLAGETRSASTSLPLGTKPAMLTSDMPDKVLKDSLRQIKFSYLNAAGTAIDGNVRYAIASYKDKTPSFGKYTTVEANKVVDLKPLQSGRYLLRAICENDTLEQEFVVFSMDDKRPVVETHDWFYISGNKFPSDGKPVYVQFGATDADQHIVYSIFSGDKVIDSGAINQSNSLTTWKLTYKEAYGDGIVLNLAWVKNGKLYTHNENIGRPMPDRHLNVKWTTFRNLLLPGQKEEWTLNVCYPDGKPAKAQLMATLYDKSLDQIAEHLWDFSSSYTNNLPAYIEWSSFNFPILDFYEVANYKSLTESSLSLARFDARFVNGLSFNQLFIRGTRFAAETKEFVKMEPMKLNEALQGKAPGIKAERGTVKFTAPVIKEDSDVREEADVAYAVADSTSVPGKRGSNNVQLRENLNETAFFYPRLNTDTNGNVSIKFTLPGSLTTWRFIGLAHDKDINYGMLTDEVVAKKTVMVQPNMPRFVRMGDEAMLSTRIFNSSDKAVNGKATMEILDAETEKILYTESKDYALEANGTTTATFSLASLLSEEGANKLSVANDGILIVRIIASGDDYSDGEQQYLAVLPNREYIVNTYPFTQNKAGEKSIDLTKLFPTNTTDQRLTVEYTNNPNWLMVQALPFVADATEHNAISLVSAYYANSLASKVLKTSPKIRQTIESWRSEQGSETSLMSALEKNQDLKEFALKETPWVMEAKNEREQKQMLVRFFDENQIKYNLSSTIEALTELQNPDGSFSWWENMPGSFYMTIEVVKTLTRLNVLMGEKDEKTEDMLRFAFAFLDKEVAGRVAEMKRLQRKGYKNIFPSDALCDYLYSNALAKRKTTADITYLIDLLSKKPVDLTIYGKANTAVILQQYKQIQKAKEYLQSIKEYTVYKEEMGRYFDTKKAYYSWFDYKIPTQVAAIESFKTIAPTDKQTVEDLQRWLLQSKRTQAWDTPVNSVNAIWAFMNNGQWTMDNGEASVLKLDGKVMELPKATAGLGYVKVTQPVAVNSHNESEGKQVANTLTVEKTSSGTSWGAVYAQFFQPVTEIKASNAGLTVKRELFVKNGDKKSANGVQAKVGDKVVIRITIVADRDYDFVQVSDKRPACLEPVSQTSGYQYGGYYIAPKDYCTNYYFDMMAKGTHVVETEYFVDREGVYQSGTCTAQCAYAPEYTGREGAIKVKVNSNNASN; encoded by the coding sequence ATGAGAAAACTATTAACTGTACTTACATTATTATTTATGGTGTCATTCAATCTGTCTGCACAGAGCTACGGCGAATTGTGGAAACAAGTAGACGTAGCACGGGGAAAAGACTTGCCCAAGACACAATTGACTGTTTTAAAGAAGATTGTTGGCAAGGCGCAAAGAGAGAAATCGTACGGTAACTTGTTGGCAGCTGAGTTGCTAACCTCAAGTTTGCAGACACAAATCTCGCCCGATTCGGTTGATACGGAAAAGGCTCGCCTGAAGGAACTCTGTGATAAAACAGAGGAAACCGACAAGATATTGCACGCCGTTTACTGCTGTGCATTAGGCAAACTCTTCGATAGTGACGATGCAGAAGATAATTCGAGCACCACTTATTTCGATAAAGCAATGGCTAATCCAGCCTTGTTGGCAGACGTACAATATAGTAAATATGCCCCATTGATAAAAGGTGGAAAGAACGATGCCATATTTAAGAACGACCTTCTCCACGTTATTGCGTTCGAATCTGAACAATATGACAAGGCGGATAAATATTATTCGTCAGTCGGTAACCGCGAAGCTGCTTGTTACAGTGCTTATCTGAATGTGAAAGACGCTAATAACAAGGCAGCCTTAGACTCGCTCATAGCACGTTATGGCGATTTGCCCATATGTGGGAGCGTGGCTGTGGCGAAGTATAAGTACTTGGTTATTTTTGAAGAAATTAGTGCAAAGCAGCGCATCGAATATATAGACGATGCCGTGAAACGTTGGGGAACATGGGAAGGAATAAACTATCTGCGCAACGAACATGAACGTCTCACTGCGCCAATGGTTAAGATGTGGACTGAGAAGAATGTGGGGATACCCCATAAAGAACGGACTATAGAAAACATTAAGGTAAGGAATATCAACGACTTGACGTTGAAAATAACACGCACTACACTGACGGGCGATAACAAATTAACCCCTATCTATCACCCAGATTTAGCAAAGATAAAAGCAAAACTACAGCCTGCTACCACGAAAATTGTCAAGCGTAGTTATCCACCGTATGCTCCTTACGAGGAAATCGAGGACTCGCTACAACTTCCAAGCTTAGAGGAGGGCGTCTATTTGTTGGAACTGACTTCATCAAACAAGCGATTAGCTCCGCAATATGAGCTGTATTATGTTACCAACCTATATCTAATTGCAGAAAAACAGCCAAATTCTAAGGTACGATATGTCGTGGTTAATTCAACAACAGGACAACCTGTGCAGAATGCAAAGATAAAACTGACAATAGAAGGTCCCTACGGCAAGCCAGCCACTGTAAAATTTGTTGAGACCAATGCACACGGAGAAGCTTACTACAGTTATTTAAAAGGTGTTCCAGACGAGGTGTATGTGTCTACAAATACCGACAAAGCATGTCCCTATTCTGGTCTTAGAACAAACTATGAATATGAGATTACAACTCCGTATGAAGAGATTTACGACCTATTTACCGATAGAGAAATTTATCGTCCTGGACAAACTGTGCATGCTTCGGTCGTTGTTTATAGTCAAGATAATAAAACTTTGAAGAGTAAAGCGCTTGCAAATAAAAGTGTAAGTCTAATATTAAGAGACGCAAACGATGAAGATATAACTTGGAAAGAGGTTGTTACAGATGAGTTTGGTACTGCTTCTGCTGATTTCGAACTACCTAAAAACTTACTTACAGGCGACTTCGGTATCTATGCAAATAGTAGAAGTGGCTTTGTGAACTTTAAAGTAGAAGAATATAAGCGTCCTACATTCACGGTAGATGTAGACGAATATAAAGAAAAATACGCTATTGGCGATACCATAAAACTGAAAGGACATGCAAAAACTTATTCGGGTATGCCTGTTCAAGGTGCAAATGTTCTGTACACTGTCAATCGTCGTGCCGCATTATGGTGTTGGTATGATACAGAAAATGAGGATTTGGTTTACGAAGGTAAAGCCGTAACCGACGAAAAGGGCGACTTCGAAATCACATTACCCTTTATATTCCCTGACGAAAAGAATAGTAAGAAGACAAGAAAGCGCAGCAATTGGCAGTCAGCAAGGTTTTACAGTTTCGATGTAGATGCCGATGTTACCGACCTTGCAGGCGAGACCCGCTCTGCAAGTACATCGCTACCATTAGGTACAAAGCCTGCAATGCTAACAAGCGATATGCCCGACAAAGTGCTGAAAGATAGTTTACGCCAGATTAAGTTCTCTTATCTGAATGCTGCAGGTACGGCTATTGACGGAAACGTGCGCTATGCTATAGCATCTTATAAGGATAAAACTCCATCATTTGGCAAGTATACAACAGTAGAAGCCAATAAGGTTGTAGACCTGAAACCGTTGCAATCAGGTCGATATTTGTTGCGAGCTATTTGCGAAAACGATACATTAGAGCAAGAATTTGTAGTGTTCTCAATGGACGACAAGCGTCCTGTTGTAGAGACACACGATTGGTTCTATATAAGCGGAAACAAGTTCCCAAGTGATGGAAAGCCTGTTTATGTGCAGTTTGGAGCCACCGATGCCGACCAACACATTGTTTATTCCATCTTCTCTGGTGATAAAGTGATTGACAGCGGGGCTATTAATCAAAGCAATAGTCTTACCACTTGGAAGCTAACATATAAGGAAGCGTATGGCGATGGCATTGTTTTGAATCTTGCATGGGTAAAGAATGGCAAGCTATACACGCATAATGAAAACATTGGACGTCCTATGCCAGACAGACATCTAAATGTGAAGTGGACTACCTTCCGTAATCTATTGTTGCCTGGACAGAAAGAAGAATGGACGCTTAATGTATGCTATCCCGACGGAAAGCCAGCAAAGGCGCAGCTTATGGCAACACTTTACGACAAGAGTCTTGACCAAATTGCAGAGCACTTGTGGGACTTTTCTTCTTCATACACTAATAATCTCCCAGCCTATATAGAGTGGAGCAGCTTCAATTTCCCAATCTTAGACTTCTATGAAGTAGCAAACTACAAGTCGTTAACTGAATCTTCACTATCTCTTGCAAGATTCGATGCACGCTTTGTAAATGGTTTAAGTTTTAATCAACTATTCATTCGAGGAACCCGTTTTGCAGCAGAAACAAAGGAATTTGTAAAGATGGAACCTATGAAACTAAATGAAGCGCTACAAGGAAAGGCTCCTGGGATAAAGGCTGAAAGGGGAACTGTTAAGTTCACTGCACCCGTTATAAAAGAGGATAGCGATGTTCGTGAGGAGGCTGATGTAGCCTATGCTGTTGCCGACTCTACCTCTGTCCCTGGAAAAAGAGGTTCTAATAATGTCCAATTGCGTGAAAATCTTAATGAGACAGCATTCTTTTATCCACGTCTGAACACTGATACCAACGGAAATGTAAGCATTAAATTCACGTTGCCAGGAAGTCTTACTACCTGGCGCTTCATCGGTCTTGCACACGATAAGGACATAAATTATGGTATGCTAACCGATGAAGTGGTAGCTAAAAAGACTGTAATGGTGCAGCCCAATATGCCTCGTTTTGTTCGTATGGGCGACGAAGCAATGCTATCGACACGTATTTTTAATTCGTCAGATAAAGCTGTCAATGGCAAGGCTACTATGGAAATACTTGATGCTGAAACTGAGAAGATTCTCTACACCGAAAGCAAAGACTACGCTTTAGAGGCGAACGGAACAACAACGGCAACGTTCTCATTAGCAAGTTTGCTGTCGGAAGAAGGTGCTAACAAACTCTCTGTTGCCAACGATGGTATACTTATTGTGCGCATCATTGCCAGTGGCGATGATTATTCTGACGGAGAACAGCAATATTTGGCAGTACTTCCAAATCGCGAATACATAGTAAACACTTATCCGTTTACGCAAAACAAGGCAGGAGAGAAGAGTATTGACCTTACAAAACTGTTCCCAACAAACACCACAGACCAGCGATTGACGGTTGAATATACCAATAATCCAAACTGGTTGATGGTACAAGCCTTGCCATTTGTTGCAGATGCGACTGAGCATAACGCTATTAGCTTGGTGTCAGCTTACTATGCCAACAGCTTAGCAAGTAAAGTTTTAAAGACATCTCCTAAGATACGACAAACTATTGAAAGCTGGAGAAGCGAACAAGGAAGTGAAACCTCATTGATGTCAGCGTTGGAAAAGAACCAAGACTTGAAAGAGTTTGCTCTTAAAGAAACACCTTGGGTAATGGAAGCAAAGAACGAAAGAGAGCAGAAACAAATGCTTGTGCGTTTCTTCGACGAGAATCAGATAAAGTATAACTTGTCGTCTACTATTGAAGCACTAACTGAATTACAAAACCCAGATGGTTCTTTCTCTTGGTGGGAGAATATGCCAGGTAGCTTCTATATGACGATTGAAGTGGTGAAAACCCTGACCCGCTTGAACGTGTTGATGGGCGAAAAAGATGAGAAAACCGAAGATATGCTACGTTTTGCATTTGCTTTCTTAGACAAAGAAGTGGCTGGACGTGTTGCAGAGATGAAGCGTCTGCAACGCAAAGGATATAAGAACATCTTCCCATCTGATGCGCTTTGCGACTATTTGTACAGCAATGCATTGGCAAAACGCAAGACAACAGCAGATATAACCTATCTTATCGACCTGTTATCAAAGAAACCTGTAGATTTAACGATATATGGCAAGGCTAATACGGCGGTTATCTTGCAGCAGTATAAGCAGATACAAAAGGCTAAGGAATACTTGCAAAGCATCAAAGAATACACTGTTTACAAGGAAGAAATGGGCAGATATTTCGATACAAAGAAAGCTTATTACAGCTGGTTCGACTATAAGATACCAACGCAAGTGGCTGCGATAGAATCGTTCAAGACGATTGCTCCCACCGACAAGCAGACGGTAGAAGACTTGCAACGTTGGCTTTTACAGTCAAAACGGACGCAGGCTTGGGATACGCCAGTAAACTCTGTAAATGCTATTTGGGCATTTATGAACAACGGACAGTGGACAATGGACAATGGTGAAGCGAGCGTTTTGAAACTCGACGGAAAGGTTATGGAACTTCCAAAGGCTACTGCAGGCTTGGGATATGTGAAGGTAACACAGCCAGTAGCAGTCAATTCACATAACGAAAGCGAAGGCAAGCAAGTTGCAAACACGCTCACCGTAGAGAAAACAAGTAGTGGAACAAGCTGGGGAGCAGTCTATGCACAGTTCTTCCAGCCTGTTACAGAGATAAAGGCAAGCAACGCAGGACTTACCGTAAAGCGCGAATTGTTTGTGAAAAACGGCGATAAGAAGTCAGCAAATGGCGTTCAGGCCAAGGTCGGCGATAAGGTTGTGATACGCATTACGATTGTGGCAGACCGTGACTACGACTTTGTTCAGGTTTCCGACAAGCGTCCTGCGTGTCTTGAGCCTGTATCGCAAACCAGCGGATACCAATACGGTGGCTACTACATAGCACCGAAAGATTACTGCACAAACTATTATTTCGACATGATGGCAAAAGGAACTCACGTTGTGGAAACAGAATATTTTGTAGACCGTGAAGGCGTTTACCAGTCGGGAACGTGCACTGCACAATGCGCCTATGCGCCTGAATATACAGGTCGCGAAGGAGCAATTAAAGTAAAAGTGAATAGCAATAATGCTTCAAATTGA
- a CDS encoding DUF5020 family protein, which yields MKKIFSFAIACMATFGSVQAQNVQLHYDLGHNLSDDLSNRPAVTTTVEMFKPDKWGSTFLFTDIDYKNDGAVGAYWEIAREFSVTKNKHWAAHIEYNGGAATGELATGYYGNRFQHAALLGGAWNWANKDFSKTFSVQLMYKYYFKNKTTGEHPFSGFQLTEVWGLSFAKGLCSFNGFCDLWYDPNVSGKLILISEPQFWFNLNTLKGMQGINLSLGSEVEISNNFVWNNKGKHNKFYAIPTIAAKWTF from the coding sequence ATGAAAAAGATTTTCTCTTTCGCCATCGCTTGTATGGCAACTTTCGGCAGTGTTCAGGCTCAAAACGTGCAACTGCACTATGACCTTGGTCATAATCTCTCTGACGATTTAAGTAATCGCCCTGCTGTTACCACCACTGTAGAAATGTTCAAGCCCGATAAATGGGGCTCTACCTTTTTGTTTACCGATATCGATTATAAAAACGATGGGGCGGTAGGTGCCTATTGGGAAATTGCACGAGAGTTTTCTGTTACTAAAAACAAGCATTGGGCAGCCCATATAGAATATAATGGTGGCGCTGCTACCGGCGAACTTGCAACTGGATATTATGGAAATCGGTTTCAACATGCTGCACTTCTTGGTGGCGCCTGGAACTGGGCAAATAAAGATTTCTCAAAAACTTTCAGTGTGCAGCTTATGTACAAATATTATTTCAAGAATAAAACTACAGGCGAGCACCCATTTAGTGGTTTCCAGCTTACCGAAGTCTGGGGATTGAGTTTTGCAAAAGGCTTATGCTCTTTCAATGGTTTCTGCGACTTATGGTACGACCCAAATGTAAGCGGAAAACTTATTTTAATATCTGAGCCACAATTCTGGTTTAATTTAAACACACTGAAAGGTATGCAGGGCATAAACCTCTCTTTAGGTTCAGAAGTTGAAATCAGCAATAATTTTGTTTGGAACAACAAGGGCAAGCACAACAAGTTTTACGCCATTCCAACAATTGCTGCAAAGTGGACTTTCTAA
- the trmD gene encoding tRNA (guanosine(37)-N1)-methyltransferase TrmD: protein MRIDIITVLPEMLAGFVHESILARAAKKGLAEIHLHNLRDYSKDKWRRVDDYPFGGQAGMVMQIEPIDRCISALKAEREYDEVIFTSPDGELFNQKMANDLSLGGNLIILAGHYKGVDQRVREHLITKEISVGDFVLTGGELPAAIIADAVVRIIPGVIGDEQSALSDCFQDNMLSAPIYTRPRSYKGWEVPEILLSGHEAKISQWEFDQAMERTRRLRPDLLR, encoded by the coding sequence ATGAGAATAGACATAATAACGGTATTACCCGAGATGCTTGCAGGCTTTGTGCATGAAAGTATTTTGGCACGGGCAGCAAAGAAAGGATTGGCAGAAATACATTTGCATAATCTTCGTGATTATAGTAAGGACAAATGGCGTCGTGTTGATGATTATCCTTTTGGCGGGCAGGCAGGAATGGTGATGCAGATAGAACCAATAGACCGGTGTATAAGTGCCTTGAAAGCAGAACGCGAATACGACGAAGTAATATTTACATCGCCCGATGGAGAACTGTTTAATCAGAAAATGGCAAACGATTTGTCATTAGGGGGTAACCTTATTATATTGGCAGGACATTATAAAGGAGTGGATCAGCGAGTAAGAGAACATCTGATAACAAAAGAGATTTCGGTAGGCGATTTTGTTCTGACAGGTGGAGAATTACCGGCAGCTATTATAGCAGATGCAGTAGTTCGCATTATTCCAGGTGTGATTGGCGACGAACAAAGTGCATTGTCTGATTGTTTTCAAGACAATATGCTGTCGGCACCTATTTATACTCGCCCAAGGAGTTATAAAGGGTGGGAGGTTCCCGAAATATTGTTGAGTGGACACGAAGCTAAAATAAGTCAATGGGAATTTGACCAGGCCATGGAGAGGACAAGACGTTTGCGCCCCGATTTATTAAGGTAG
- a CDS encoding patatin family protein, with protein sequence MEIDINTGLVLEGGGMRGVFTSGVLDAFMKCDLYFKYTVAVSAGACNGLSYISRQPRRARASNIDLLAKYDYIGLRHLVTQGCIFDPELLYKRFPYELIPYDYDTYFEKINLGYTFEMVTTNCKTGRSEYLQERNGNKHRLNEIARASSSLPYVSKIVEVDGEPMLDGGIIDSIPLMRAIEMGHGKNVVVSTRNKGWRDNSKDLKIPRFVYKNYPRLRVVLSHRIEAYNKQLDMIDEHEKQGDIIVLRPIKPIEVGRMEKDVGKLEALYKEGFNIGEDFCKSIDLRKLINK encoded by the coding sequence ATGGAAATCGACATAAACACAGGATTAGTATTAGAAGGAGGAGGCATGCGAGGAGTGTTCACCTCTGGTGTTTTAGATGCATTTATGAAATGCGACTTATATTTTAAATATACAGTTGCGGTATCTGCCGGAGCTTGTAACGGTCTTTCATATATCAGTCGACAACCACGCAGGGCAAGAGCCTCAAACATTGATTTATTGGCAAAATACGATTATATAGGATTACGCCATCTCGTTACACAAGGTTGTATTTTCGATCCCGAACTTCTTTATAAACGATTTCCTTACGAGCTTATCCCTTACGACTATGATACCTATTTCGAGAAGATAAATTTGGGTTATACTTTCGAAATGGTTACAACAAACTGCAAAACGGGAAGAAGTGAGTATTTACAAGAACGTAATGGCAATAAACACAGACTGAATGAAATTGCACGTGCTTCAAGTAGCCTTCCATACGTTAGTAAGATTGTAGAAGTTGATGGGGAGCCCATGCTCGATGGTGGAATTATTGATTCTATTCCACTTATGCGTGCCATAGAAATGGGACATGGCAAAAATGTTGTTGTTTCCACGCGCAATAAAGGTTGGCGCGATAATAGTAAAGATTTGAAAATACCAAGGTTCGTCTATAAGAACTATCCGCGTTTACGTGTAGTATTAAGTCATAGAATAGAAGCTTACAACAAACAATTAGATATGATTGACGAACACGAAAAACAAGGTGATATAATAGTATTGCGTCCCATTAAACCTATTGAAGTTGGAAGAATGGAGAAAGATGTAGGGAAGCTGGAAGCTCTTTATAAAGAAGGGTTTAATATTGGTGAAGACTTCTGTAAGTCTATAGACCTTCGGAAGTTGATTAATAAATAA